From a single Mangifera indica cultivar Alphonso chromosome 19, CATAS_Mindica_2.1, whole genome shotgun sequence genomic region:
- the LOC123203717 gene encoding E3 ubiquitin-protein ligase CIP8-like: MAESPSQTASPTASSDTETTHYWCYHCEKRVSIETLANLPDIICQECRNGFVESIPAPTFSSPPTLTPDHVDDPSFGSQFLQVLRLIAQAARDDDVPQQQSQDPHSEDDFLRIELDEWENNDEDDDANENEDNQNDDEEEDNEDDEENGTGNDQSDNENQGNREIDDEEDPSLTRREEIRLRIRDLATRARTGPNRILDWADILMGLEDNSIEFRLEVPESDRYIGNPEDYVDAAGYEALLQNLAENDGGRRGAPPAAKSAVLELPTVEILSEQEAIVCAICKDMVNVGETATKLPCAHLYHGNCILPWLGSRNSCPVCRFELPTDDPEYEEERNKRIDGGGASVSSEETTSSG; encoded by the coding sequence ATGGCGGAATCTCCATCTCAGACGGCCTCACCTACCGCATCTTCCGATACTGAAACAACGCACTATTGGTGCTATCACTGCGAGAAACGTGTCTCTATAGAAACCCTAGCCAATCTTCCTGATATAATTTGCCAAGAATGCAGAAACGGCTTCGTGGAATCGATTCCCGCTCCAACCTTCTCCTCGCCGCCTACACTCACCCCTGATCACGTCGATGATCCTTCTTTTGGATCTCAGTTCCTGCAGGTCCTCCGTTTAATCGCTCAGGCCGCGCGTGATGACGACGTTCCTCAGCAACAAAGTCAAGATCCCCACTCCGAAGACGATTTCCTTCGAATTGAGCTCGATGAATGGGAaaacaatgatgaagatgatgatgcgAATGAAAACGAAGACAATCAAAACGACGACGAAGAGGAAGACAATGAAGACGACGAAGAAAATGGAACAGGAAATGATCAGTCTGATAACGAGAACCAAGGGAACAGGGAAATTGATGACGAAGAAGATCCGAGTCTAACGCGACGCGAAGAAATCCGTCTCCGGATCCGAGACTTAGCGACCCGAGCAAGAACAGGACCCAACCGGATCCTGGACTGGGCTGACATTCTGATGGGTCTAGAAgacaattcaattgaatttcGTCTAGAAGTCCCGGAATCTGACCGTTACATAGGCAATCCAGAGGATTACGTGGACGCCGCTGGCTATGAAGCTTTGCTGCAAAACTTGGCTGAAAATGACGGTGGAAGGAGGGGTGCCCCACCTGCAGCGAAATCAGCTGTGTTGGAGTTACCGACCGTGGAGATTTTGTCTGAGCAGGAAGCAATTGTGTGCGCAATATGTAAGGACATGGTGAATGTTGGTGAAACGGCTACGAAGTTACCATGTGCCCATCTGTATCACGGCAATTGTATTTTGCCTTGGTTAGGTTCCAGGAATTCATGTCCAGTTTGCAGATTTGAGTTGCCAACTGATGACCCGGAGTATGAGGAAGAGAGGAATAAGAGAATTGACGGTGGTGGAGCTTCAGTTTCGTCTGAAGAGACTACGAGTTCGGGTTGA